The Cucumis melo cultivar AY chromosome 6, USDA_Cmelo_AY_1.0, whole genome shotgun sequence genome includes a region encoding these proteins:
- the LOC103491721 gene encoding uncharacterized protein LOC103491721, with the protein MAHPFLPPLIRLLFAFLFLSSTIATSDVPFIVAHKKASLTRLKSGAERVSVSIDIYNQGSSTAYDVSLNDASWPGDMFDIVSGETSNSWERLDAGGHVSHSFELEAKSKGMFHGSPAVVTFRVPTKSALQEALSTPILPLDVLADRPPEKKFEWVSLSLSLECLLHFKLNDLKSCQFG; encoded by the exons ATGGCCCATCCCTTTCTACCTCCTCTGATCCGTCTCCTTTTCGCTTTTCTCTTCCTCTCCTCGACCATCGCAACCTCCGATGTTCCATTCATTGTCGCCCACAAGAAGGCTTCCCTCACTCGCCTCAAATCCGGCGCCGAACGCGTCTCTGTCTCAATCGACATTTACAATCAGGGATCTTC GACCGCATATGATGTAAGTCTGAATGATGCAAGCTGGCCAGGAGATATGTTTGATATTGTGAGTGGTGAGACCTCCAACTCGTGGGAAAGACTTGATGC TGGTGGCCATGTATCTCATTCATTTGAATTGGAAGCAAAATCGAAAGGAATGTTTCATGGTTCACCTGCTGTTGTCACATTCCGTGTCCCTACAAAGTCTGCTTTACAG GAGGCCTTATCAACCCCAATTCTACCTTTGGATGTCCTCGCTGACAGGCCACCAGAGAAGAAGTTTGAGTGGGTAAGTTTATCCCTATCCCTAGAATGTCTTCTCCACTTCAAGCTTAATGATTTAAAGTCTTGTCAATTTGGTTAA